CAGGAGGTTGTCCGTATTGACGGCTTCCACCGTGGCGATCTCGAAGCGAAACTGGATCAGTTCGACGTACTAGTGAGCAACTCAGCGGTCGAAGTTGGTATCGACTTCACAGTCGACCGGCTGGTGTTCTCGGCACACGATCGCGCTAGCTTCCTCCAGCGACTGGGTCGACTTCGGACGGAAACTATCCGTCAGTCCGCGCGCTGTTACATTCCATCGACAGTTGCGACGATGCTCGAAAATCGTACAGGTTCTGACTCAGTCACGCGTGAGGCCTTAACCCGGATTCTTGACGACGCCTACCACAATCCTCACGACAGGGAGTCATTTGACTGGCGCTACTCCGCTGCGGAGGCGTACCATCACCTACAGAGACGAACGCGCGACGCGAATCCGGAGCTGGCTGAGCAGGTAAGGAATGAAGGATGGAACCGTATCACTGCTCACTTCGCGTCGGAGTCAGATTTCACACGCGAGGATCTCGAACGCTACATCGATCCAATCGAAAGTGCAGTTGAGGATACGCTCAAGTGGTACCGAGGCGACTCACTGCAGGTACTCGTATGCGACCCGAACGGAGAGGGTCGCGAGGTTGTTCGAGCGTACGATCTATTCTACCTGCTCCGCCACGGCGACGTTGAGTTCCACTCGCGTGAGGAGTTCCAGCGTGTGGTTCCTGAGACTCATCATACGACGATTTCGAATACAGCACCATACGTGACCGGCTTCTGCACGTATCGTGGAACGATTCCGCCCAATGAGGATGGCTACGGACGAGAGGTTGCTTTGGAAGCAACATCGGAGATCTACCGCTGGCTAAAAACCGAGACGGAGCGCACAGCACGAACTCCCCGTACCATTGACAATCTCTCGGTACAGGTTAATGTCGACGACGGCTCCCGACGAATTGGCGGGAGCATTGACCAACTCCGCGAAGAAATGGTCGACCTCGATATCCTCACGTACGTTGTCGATGACGACCCGAGGGCAGTGAAAAATCAATACGATCTCGGTCCGTTCTTCTTCCTCTACGGGTTGGTGACTGACGACGGACTTTGCTCGATTGCGCTCGGAACTGACGCACTGTATCTTCACTGTGCCATCCAAGACGAAGCGGAGTCGGTTGACCTCGAACGGTTCGGAGTGGATATCTGATGACCGCTGAGTCGAGCTTCAAAGACGAACTGGTGTACGTGAGTGCGCTCAACGAATTTGTCTACTGTCCACGGCGCTACTACTACCAGCGGTTCCATGACGAAATTGGCGAGCCATACGAACTAGTTGACGGCCGTTCGAAACACGATTCCGCAGCGAAGCGTGGCGGTTGGGTACAAGAGCAATACTTTCGCTCGGAAGAGCTCGGACTGCACGGAAAAATCGACCTCGTTGAGACGGAGGGCGGAACACCGACTCCAGTCGAGCGCAAGCGCGCTGAGAGTGGTGAGTACTACCCCAGTGACGAATTGCAGATTGCCGGATACTGTATGCTGCTTGAACATGCTATCGGAGAACCGGTCAACGTCGGATACATCTATCTCTACTCGACCGATACCCGACACCCGATCCGTATCACAGAGGACCATCGGACGGCGGTACGGCGCGTCGTCAAACGGATTGAACAGTTGTCCTTCGGCGATGTCCCACCGCTGGTTGATACCCGGTCGAAATGTGAGGCATGTTCCGCTCGTAACTACTGTATGCCTGCGGAAACGGCGATGCTCGCTCCTGACATGGCTGAGGGAACTGAATGGGAGGGGGCCCACCCGGAGGAACCATCATGAAAGCCAGTGACGGGATGTTCCTCGATTCGGTTGTGTACGTCACCACACAGGGTACACAGGTACGGACGGATGGTGGCCAAATTATCGTCCACGATGTCGATGGAGACGACGGGGAACTCGCCACGTTCCCAACGGAAAAACTGGAGACAATCAACGTCTTCGGTGGTGTGAATTTCTCTACACCGTTTGTTGCTAAGGCGAATGAACATGGAATCGTCCTCAACTACTTCACCCAAAACGGGAACTATCGCGGGAGCTTCGTTCCCGAACGGAATACGATTGCGGAAGTTCGCCGTGCGCAGTACGCGTTGGATGACACAACAGAGTTGGCCATCGCCAAAGCGATGATTCGGGCGAAGATACGAAACGCACGGACACTACTCTCACGGAAAGGCGTCACTGGAACGGACCTACTTCGGGACTTGGGTGAGCGTGTCGACCGTGCTACCTCGAAAGACGACCTTCGTGGGACCGAGGGAGAGGCTGCAGAGCGGTACTTCAGCAGACTCGATGAAGCGCTCGTTGACGGCTGGACATTCGAAACGCGGAGCAAGCGCCCGCCGGAAGATCACATCAACTCACTGCTGTCGTTGAGTTATGTGATGATGAAAAACGAGGTTCTCACTGGTCTTCGGAGCTACAATCTTGATCCGTTCCTCGGCGTCCTACATGCGGACCGGCATGGACGTCCATCGTTAGCGCTAGACCTACAAGAGGAGTTCCGACCACTATTCTGTGATGCCTTTGTCACGCGTGTAGTGAATCGAGGAACATTCAACCACGATGACTTTCGAGACAATAATCGCCTTCGCGACGATGCCTTCCAGACGTACCTCTCGAAGTTCGATGCGTACATGGAAGAGACGCTTACCCACCCATACTTCGAGTACGAGGTGAGCCGACGGAAGGCAATCCATCAGCAATCGATTCTACTCCGGAAGGCGATTACCAGTGAACTTGACGAGTACCACGCGCTGGAGGTTTTTCGATGAGGCTCGTTGTTACCTACGATGTGAGTGATGACGCGAATCGTCGACAAGTCTATCGGACACTCGAACGGTACGGTGCGTGGCGACAGTATAGTGTCTTTGAGGTGGATGTTTCGAAGGCTGAGCGGGTTGAGCTTGAAGATGAGCTGGAAGATCAGATCGACGAGAGTGACGGTGATCGGGTTCGAATATACCGTCAATGTGATTCCTGCCTTGACCATATTACTGATCTTGGTTCCGACCCACCTGAAGAGCAGTCAAACGTAATCTGACATCGACTTCGTGGACCTTTTTGAATGCTGTGTACAGCAGGGGTCCACGAAACTGCGCTAGTAAATTAGAGATAGAGCACAAACTATAGGTCCTGTGCAGCGTATATTACCCCCTGTCGCGACGAGGGAGAAACCCACACCGGGATTGAAACTTTCTGAGCTGCCGCTTGCGCTTCCATCGGGATGTCGCGACGAGGGAGAAACCCACACCGGGATTGAAACTGTTAGTGTTGAGAACTTCTTGCGCGACTTCCGAAATGTCGCGACGAGGGAGAAACCCACACCGGGATTGAAACTTGGCAAGATGCGCGGGGACTGGGAAGAATATCATGTCGCGACGAGGGAGAAACCCACACCGGGATTGAAACAACCAGAGACGTTCTACCTGAAACGCCGGGCTGTCGCGACGAGGGAGAAACCCACACCGGGATTGAAACGCGTACGCCGATTTATCCGTGTACGTGACTGGCTGGGTCGCGACGAGGGAGAAACCCACACCGGGATTGAAACCGGTCGTCGTCGAGGCCGCCGTCGTCGCGCTCGTTGGTCGCGACGAGGGAGAAACCCACACCGGGATTGAAACAGTAGTCGCACCTCAAATATCGACGGCGTCGGCTGGGTCGCGACGAGGGAGAAACCCACACCGGGATTGAAACAGACAGGGAGAGTGCCTGCGCTTCCTATGCTTGTATCGTCGCGACGAGGGAGAAACCCACACCGGGATTGAAACTTGATGAACTCAAACTCAAAGATGTAATCCTCGAAGGGTCGCGACGAGGGAGAAACCCACACCGGGATTGAAACGTTTGCTGGTGCTGAGGTGGTCCGGCAGGTCGCGCGTCGCGACGAGGGAGAAACCCACACCGGGATTGAAACAGTACATCACGTTCACCGCTGGTGTCCTGCAGAACTGTCGCGACGAGGGAGAAACCCACACCGGGATTGAAACCTCCCGGTAGCTTCGTGCGTACCGTGCAAGCCGGGTCGCGACGAGGGAGAAACCCACACCGGGATTGAAACGTGCGCGTGCTCATTATTCACCTGTAAGCGGGTTCGTCGCGACGAGGGAGAAACCCACACCGGGATTGAAACGGAACGGAAATATCAACACTGTTGGGAACTTCAATGCGTCGCGACGAGGGAGAAACCCACACCGGGATTGAAACTCGCAGTCCGATGACTACCCTCTGGCGCTTCGCGTGTCGCGACGAGGGAGAAACCCACACCGGGATTGAAACACGTCACCGTCACGAACTCCACGCCGAGCGACACGTCGCGACGAGGGAGAAACCCACACCGGGATTGAAACACAGTCGCACCTTGCACTACCCTCACTGGCCCGTCACGACGAGGGAGAAACCCACACCGGAATTGAAACAGTATGGGGTTGAAGCGTCTATCACGTCGTCGGCTGGAACCTATAACGAGTTTTCAGACGAACCCTACGGGGGGTGAGCTGTTTCAGAACGTCACCAACAGCGGTACGTGATCGCTTGCTTCGATCCAGTTGTGATACTCACCGACCATCAAATCAACATCCGAGTCCATCAGTTCTCGCGGGACGAACGCGTAGTCAATATGGTAGGGTCGTTCCTCCTTCTTGTGCATATAGAATGTTGCCTCCGTCTCCTCACCAAATTCGTTACCAGAAACTGCGTGGTATGCGCTGTACAGCCCGTATTGGTTCAACTTCCTTTGCACATCACCGAGGTTACCGCAGAGCGGACTGTTAGGTGATTCGTCCCACATTACGTTCCAGTTGAAGTCGCCGGCGACGACCGTGTTCTCGTTGACCAGTTCGGGATTGTTCTCGAGGGCAGTGTAGGCCTGACTGATGTAACGCTGTCGTGGATGTTCCTTGTTGTTCACCGTCCACACCGCGAGAACGTCCATGATACCAGTTTCGACGTGGAGAAAATGGTCTGCTTCAACGATCTCCGTGGTGTTAGTGACCTCTATCCCATTTCGAGTGAATACCCCGATTCCCTTGTTTGGGTTATCACCAGTCCACCACCAATCCGTGAATTCAGACCAGTCTCCCTTCTCGGCAGGATTTTCGCACTCAGGCACAGCTGCTATATCTGGCTCAAGCTTGAGGAGTTGATGTTGTTTCTTTCGAAACGCCTGATTGCAGTTCCATGTAACTAGCTTCATACCCGTGCTTTTCTGGCTAGCTAATTCAATCTGAGGAGTAACTAGACCTGTCACAGAAAGGTAGTGCTTCCTACGGCGTGCTCAGAAGTTGGGGTGATTTATACATTCAGCTGCTGCGCGAAAACCACCGTTCGTATTTGAATAGCTGTTTCCAGTCTAATCATTACACAGCCTCACAGGAGTATTGTTTGAGTGCCCATTCTCATTCCTCTGTGCAACTCGTTCAGCGAGACTTAGAATAACTACAGTGCAGTTGGCGCGTGATGAATCGACGCTCGGTAGCGTCGAGAACGCGCGAGGGGCGTCCGAACGTAGTGAGGACGACGGTTGGGGAGGAGCTGGCGTCCAATAAAAAGAGCCGCCTATGCCTCCTACAGCCGCTCTGTTCGTTCTGGGAACTCGATACTACTCCAGCCCGTCAATGCAACCGAAACACGCCCCTCGTACCAACTCTTGGCCACCGACCGGAACCGCACACGCTCGCCTTCTTTGACTAAGGGTTGATCGCTGGCCGTCCATGAGACGAATTTCGTAACCGATGTCTCATCCTCTATCAGCCCCACCTGAGAGATCGCTGGACAACTCGACTCCCAAAGGACCTTCACTCGACCCGCAATGTCCACCTCGCTTCGATTTGCCTCCCCAATCTTCTCGATTGGCACAACCGTCCCTGGCGCAAGCCATTCTTCCTCAGTCACTGAGACCGACGCATCCACGATATCCGCCCCATCTGCAATCCGCCTGGCTACCTTCTTCGAGAGTGCCGCCGTCGTCGTTCCCGTCCGGACTCGCTCTTGTATCCGCTTGGCCTGCCGATTCACGCTCGCCAGTTCTTCCCGAGTCATTTCTGCCCGTGGGTCCACCCTATCTGAATCTTCCCATCGGTCCACGCTCGCTGCACGCTTCGCAAATCGTCGACGTCGCGCTTCGTTTCCTCGCTCCACAATCCCCCTCGTCCGTGCCTCTCGGTCTGAGTCTTGGCGCTTATCCCACCGGCTACTGGTTCGCTCGATCTCTGCCTCCCGGGCTTCCATCCGTTCTTCCGCTTCTAAGGTCAGTCCTCGTCCAGCCGCCTCGAAATGATTCGTATCGACCTTCGACTGTATCTCCTGTTGGACCGACCGCTGCAGCTCCGGCTCTTCCTCGACGACCGCCTCATCTTCGACCGGGTATTCATCGTGCGAAACTTCATATCGGATCGAGTTCTCTATACTCATTGCAGAATCTCCGAAGGCGCCCACTCAGCGTCTTCCAACTTTCACGACTCTCCAGCCGTGGCTCTCATCACATATCGACTACATCCTCGCGCGCTGTCCGCGCCTTCACGCGCCCGACAGGGCGCGGGCAGCGCGCACCTACGAGAAGGTACAACTAGTCTCGCGCGACCGGCCAGCCCGCCCGAGTGTCCAGCTTCAAGTCGGTTTCCGGTCCGAAGGATGAGGACCGAAACCGCACTTGATGCTGCCGTCCCGAAAGGGCGAGCGAGGAACGAACAGCGAACCGGTTCGCTGTTCGTGGTGCGGGCGTCCGGCCGGGCGAGCGGGACGGGCCATACTAGACCAACCCAACCGCCTCCCTGGTGGACTGAAAGGGCGAGGTCATTCGACGAACTCCGACGATGCAAGCACCTACTGGAGCGCAGCGAGTCGCGGGAGTCGAACGATTGAGGGCTTTCAAGTTGTGCTGGACTGATTGGCACACCACTGTCATAGGAAAAGAATCGTCCCGCATGTGATACAAAAGGACTGCTGAATAGAGAGGATGTAGCAGTATGTGATTCTGCGAACAAGCTTGTCAGCGTATAAGATTGGTTCGTGTTTGTGAACACGTCTCATTTTAAATTGATGCTTAATTACTGTTCCCAATGTTTTTTATTTGGGGGCAACTCATATTTGATATTATCATGGAGAAAGAACGCCTGCTCAAGTCATTAGATTTTGGACAGGTTGATGCCGAATCTGAAAATAATCTTACGGATTTATTCGTTAAAACCCGCGAATTTGAAAGAGTTCCAGATAGTGATACCCAATTAATAAAGGGGGCAAAAGGCTCAGGAAAGAGCGCTATTTTTAAATTGTTCACTGAACACGAAGACTACGCCCGAGAAAAACTTCCTAATAAGTTTCCAGAAAACTTGTCGATAATCAAAGCGACGGGTGGGGAGAGCTTCAAAACCGTATTGGGAGAAGATTTGAAAAATCTTGTTGAAGAGGATGGGTTTGATTACGATAAATTTTGGAGGTTATATATAAGCCTGAAAATAGCCTCTCAGATCGGGTCTGAAGGATACTCCGCTACCGATGAACTTGGGACTGTTCTTCAAAAGTTGGGAGAACAACCCGACCACCGAGTACTCCCATTTGGAAAAAGAATGTGGCAAGCCTTTATTGGTTCACCTCCGACGAACGGAAATATATCAATCAAGGACCTGACCATTAATTTTGAACATGAGAGCGATATCGATATTCGCCAGCTGTTGTTACAAGAACAGGAATTTTTAGAGGAGAGAAACAAGCAAGTCTGGTTGTTATTCGATCAAATCGATGAACTCCAAAGCCAACATCCAGAGAAGCGCAAAGAGATGCTAGAGGCATTATTTAGAACACAATTGTCATTTATGAGAGACCCCTTTTCTAACATTCATTTGAAAGTGTTAATTCGGTCTGATATTTGGAAGGATCTAAGCTTTGTCAACATGGATAAGTTCTTAGGAAAGCAAATTAATTTAGGGTGGAACAGTGGGATTCTTATTAAATTGATAAATAAACGAATGCTCTCATCGCCAGAAGTGAAGGAATATGTGTCTGACACAATTAGCAAGGATTTAGACGCCGATATTGTCGATCAGTACGATATAGAAACTCAAAAGAGGATATTTTATGCAGTTTTCGCCGATCAGGTTTATAGCGGCCCAAAAGAAGCAGACCTTTTTGACTGGATTAGAGATCGGATTAAAGATGGTCTAGATGGACACTACCCTAGGGAACTCATTTCCTTCTGTAATGTGGCTAAAGAGAATCAAATCAAGGAAAATCCAAATCCGAACAAGAAATTAATTGAAGGGAACTCAGTAAAAGATGCATATTATACTGTCTCTGAGCAGCGGGTTAATACCTATCTTGGAGAATTTGGTGAAATAGAAGAACACGTGAATAGCTTTGAGGGCATGAGACAAAAAGAGTTCACTCGTGATGAACTCTCAGAGTTATTTGAGGATCTATCTCCCTATGGCGACGAAGCAATTACTAAATTGTATGAGTTAGGTGTTTTAAAGCCTAAAGATGGAAGGGGAAGAAATGCAGATAAATTTGAAATCCCTCCATTATACCGAGACGGTCTTGGACTAGTACTCCGAGGCAGACCATAGTAAAAATACAGTTGTCTCGAATCACATTCAGAACTATTCCGTGTGTGATACGCATGCTGTATTCAGCACGACTGCCCGAACCCGTCATCCATTGAGAATATTACTGAGCGCCAGACACATCTCCTATCCCCACACAGACACACCCCACTATTTCTCGTGAACAACCGATTACACGCCTCCACCGACACTGAACACCTATATCTACCCCCACAGAAAAAAACCACCCCTCCAATACGTCCAGAACATATCAGCGCTTTAGCGGAAACAGTGGGGTGTACCCAGCAACACTCCCAAGCACCCATTTATAAGCAAAGACGGGACCAGACACCCCATGACTGGGTTCGAGCGTAACCGGAGTATCTTCGCGAACAAGGACGCATTGAGTGAATCGTACCAACCCGACGAACTCGAAGAACGAGACGAAGAGATTGCTGACTACATGGACGCCCTCCAGCCAATCGTCGACGGCTGGGAACCGAACAACATCTTTCTCTACGGAAACACCGGTGTGGGAAAGACGGCTGTCACAGAGTACCTGCTTCGGATGCTCGAAGCAGACGTCGAGGCCTACGACGACGTTGCGCTCTCAGTGCTCACGCTCAACTGCAACACGCTCACCTCCTCGTATCAGGTCGCCATTGCGATGGTGAACGCACTCAGAGATCCTGGAGACGAACTCAGCGCCACTGGCTATCCCCAACAGACGGTCTTCACTAAACTCTACAGCGAACTCGAAGCGTTGGGTGGAACCGTCCTCGTTGTCCTCGATGAAATCGATTCGATTGGGGACCGTGATGAACTCCTCTATGAACTACCACGGGCACGGGCGAATGGGTATCTCGAACAGACGAGCGTTGGTGTCATCGGCATCAGCAACGACCTGCAGTTCCGTGACCAGCTCGACCCACGCGTCCAGGATACGCTTTGTGAACGAGAACTCCAGTTCCCACCATACGAAGCTCCAGAGTTAGCGAATATTCTCGCTTCCAGAGCGAAGATTGCACTCACTGACGACGCCTGTGCAGACGGTGTCTTGAACCTCTGTGCAGCGCTGGCTGCCAGAGACAGTGGGAGTGCCCGTCAGGCACTTGACTTACTTCGGTTGGCCGGTGAGACAGCAGAGAGCGCCGATGCCGAGGCGATCGAGGAACACCACGTCGAGGACGCTCGACACAAACTCAATGCTGAACGCGTCGAGGAGGGAATGCGCGAACTCACCGTCCACGGGAAACTAGTACTCCTCGCAGTCGTCTCGAAGGAAGCCCAGCAAAAAACTCCATGCCGAGGCCGCGATGTGTACGAAGAGTACCAACGCGTGTGTGATAGCGCAACGACGTCCCCCCTGGTCCAGCGCTCAGTGAACAACCACCTCGCAGACCTTCGAATGTTCGGCATCCTCAAAGCGACAGAAAATCGAAGCGGCTCACGGGGAAATTACCACAGTTACGAACTCAACGTCCCCTTCCGGAGTGCGTTAGAAGCGATGGGTGATGCGCTCCCCCTTGCGGAAACGATTGAGCAGATCCGAAAATACGCGAAGAGAAACAACGTGCTGTAGCTAAGAGGAAGCCTCTGAAGACGCTGTTCACTGGAAATGGTGGGGTGTGTCTGTTGGTCAGAACAGTAGTGACGCCAGTCGACCTTCACAAGAAGTAGTGGGGTGTGTCTGTCTAGGTAGACCAGAAGCAGACTGGCTTCACTTGCAACAGTGGGGTGTGTCTATCTCTGTGAACTCCAGAACCATACCGGCACTTCACTGGAAGCAGTGGGGTGTCTCTGTATAGTCTTCCAAAAGACCGATTCACACGACACACCCCTATCGAGATGAACACGTCCCACTGAGTCGACCACCAGCGCTTTACTCATACACAAATCACAGACAAGGTGAATGGGCACCGAGCCAGAAACGACGGACCTCGACCCGCTCAAAGAGCGTCTTGACTCAGAGGCAGTCACGTTCGTCAATACGCTCAACGGGGACATTGGCTCGCTCATCGAGGCCACCGACGAGCTCCATTTCGAGTATCTCGTCGGCGATGTCTCAGACCATGGAGTCTCCTCAAGCAATCACACACATTTCGACCTCGTTCATGAGGACTCGACGATTCACTGCGTCATTTTCTCATTTCGACATTCAACAATCGACGTTGACCTCGAAGATGGCATCCAGGTCGCGGTGAAGGGCGACCTCTCCTATTACGAGGACGGGGGCAATATCTCGGTCATCGTCGAGGATATCGTCCGCGTCGGCGACGGAATCTACCAGCAGACCTACGAGGAAAATCGAGAAATCCTTGCTGAAGACGGCTTACTCGATCCTGAGACAAAACAGGAACTCCCAGAGCGACCGCGTCATATCGGGATTGCAACGAGCGCCGACAGTGATGCTCGCGAAGACGCGGTGACGAGTATCCAAGACCGGGACCCGGCGGTCGATATCACGATTCACAACACGGCTGTCCAGGGGATGGATGCGATGGCCTCGATGATGGAGGCTATCAGCCGGCTCGATGATGATGCCACAATCGACGTCATTGTCCTCACTCGGGGTGGTGGTTCTGATAAGCACCTTCGCGTGTTCAACGAGACGCCACTCTGTCGAGTCATCCACAATACGGACACCCCAGTGGTCGTTGGCGTTGGTCACGAGAATGATCGGTCCTTGGCCGATGAGGTTGCAGACATGCGGGTGATGACGCCCACCCACGTTGGTGAGATTGTTCCCGAGAAAGCTGAACTCGAAGCACGCTGTGGTGAGCTCGAAACCAGACTCGAGACAGCCTATACGAAGACAGTGAGGACATCCTTGGAAACGAACACCGAACGGCTAGACCGAGCGTACACCCAGCGTGTGACCAGCCAGGTTGATACCCTCCGACAAGACCTCGATCACGCATTCGAGCGAGTGAGTACGGAGCGACTCACCGAACTCGAGAATCGCCTCGAAAGCGCACGAACGCAGTACGAACAGCAACGAGCGTACGAACAAGAGACGAAAGAACAACGCCGGGAGAACCGACGACTCAAAATCGCACTCGTCGTGCTGGCACTCCTCGTCTTGGCACTGGCGCTAGGCATCATCCTCTCACTATGAGTACCACCGACTCCATCGGCGAGAAGACGGACCGACTCGAATCGATTATCGACCAGCTCGAAAACGGCGATGTTTCACTGGAACAGGCAAAGGAACTCCACGAAGAGGGCAAAGAGCTACTCAGCGAACTCGAAGCTGAACTCGATGCTGATGAGGGCGAAATCTTTGAGCAGGCATAGCTGACTCAACAGCGCGCTACGAGAGCTGTCTGTGTCCGCCCACAGGCACCGACAGACGGCCAAGACGGGTCCAAAATCTACTGGAGACTAGTTTTATTGGGACACCGTAACACAACCAAATATGTCAAGCTTTTCTGAACATGACAGAGAACGGCTTCGAGCCGAGTTCGACCGCCAACTCGACGTTGGCTTACATCACGGTGCACAGTTAGCAGTCTACGTCGACGGCGAACTCGTGGTTGATTTCGCCGGTGGTATTGATGGCCCCGATGGCGAACCAACAACACCGGAGACACGCCACCTCATCTTCTCGTGTACGAAGCCCTACGCTGGGGTTGGACTCCAACAGTTAATCGAGACCGGGAAGGCTGCATACGACGACCCGATTGTCAAGCATTGGCCGGAGTTCGCCGAGGAAGACAGCCAGAAAGCCGATATCACGATTCAACAGATTCT
The Halomicroarcula saliterrae genome window above contains:
- the xseB gene encoding exodeoxyribonuclease VII small subunit, giving the protein MSTTDSIGEKTDRLESIIDQLENGDVSLEQAKELHEEGKELLSELEAELDADEGEIFEQA